A stretch of Saccharomyces cerevisiae S288C chromosome IV, complete sequence DNA encodes these proteins:
- a CDS encoding uncharacterized protein (hypothetical protein; SWAT-GFP and mCherry fusion proteins localize to the endoplasmic reticulum; YDL241W is not an essential gene), whose protein sequence is MNVTENALLFKCGSKGYINQTYTPTEIYNCGVAEGKKTAKEKNPTYSIFYDTFLTGQPAESPETFTCGSHGFTNASYVASDFYACGFLQGKGTETNAGIHNTRPSHSLAKFTILFMLVLYTIV, encoded by the coding sequence atgaacgTAACTGAAAATGCTCTATTGTTTAAGTGCGGTAGCAAGGGCTATATTAATCAAACCTATACGCCGACAGAAATTTATAATTGTGGGGTAGCtgaaggaaagaaaactgctaaagaaaagaacCCAActtattcaattttttatgATACATTTCTCACTGGGCAGCCTGCTGAAAGTCCTGAAACGTTTACGTGTGGTTCGCATGGCTTCACAAATGCGAGTTATGTGGCAAGCGACTTTTATGCATGTGGTTTTCTGCAAGGGAAAGGTACAGAAACCAATGCGGGAATACATAATACAAGGCCTTCTCATTCTCTCGCCAAATTTACCATACTGTTCATGCTAGTGTTGTATACAATTGTCTAA